A section of the Tumebacillus amylolyticus genome encodes:
- a CDS encoding Fur family transcriptional regulator translates to MMQQKRSYSQSLADLKARGIRLTPQRQVILQFLKETDEHPTAEQVYQKIGEQFPGISLATVYNTLNMLKELGVIREMSYGDMSSRYDGNDTEHAHLVCQSCNHVIDIMCPPQEMLATPDIAQHSFKVHSYRLEYYGACPACQTAQSIKSDAS, encoded by the coding sequence ATGATGCAGCAAAAAAGGTCGTACAGTCAATCGTTAGCAGATCTAAAAGCCCGAGGTATTCGTTTGACTCCGCAACGTCAAGTGATCTTGCAGTTCTTGAAAGAGACGGACGAGCATCCGACAGCTGAACAAGTGTATCAGAAAATTGGGGAACAGTTCCCGGGGATCTCGCTGGCAACCGTGTACAACACCCTGAACATGCTGAAGGAACTCGGCGTCATCCGTGAGATGTCTTATGGGGACATGTCCAGCCGCTATGATGGCAATGACACCGAACATGCGCACCTCGTGTGCCAATCCTGCAACCATGTAATCGACATCATGTGCCCGCCGCAAGAGATGTTGGCAACGCCTGACATTGCGCAACACAGTTTCAAAGTGCATTCGTACCGTTTGGAATACTACGGTGCATGCCCGGCTTGCCAAACGGCACAGTCTATCAAATCGGACGCTTCCTGA